The genomic stretch TTTCTGGACTCTGAAAATAAGGTTTGATGTCATTTATATTGGAATACTTCATTTTCGTTGTCCAGGTTTCCATCCGATCGCAAAGATAACTTTTTGCAACATCAAACaaccgcaaaaattaattcccgggAAATACAATTTCTTTGGCTCGTGAAAATTAGTTCCAATAAAAATTAACTAGTTCCTTTAAAAGGTGGTTTACTTCCAAATAAATATAACACCATTTTTAGGTCAGTAATATTCCgattcaataaaaaatatttgatacgGTTTAACATTCATCAATTTCAGTTTTCgacgaatttaaaaaattacatatacATGCTCGTTTTCAAAGATATTTTGTATCGGACAGCATGACAATGTGTTTCTTTTgctttattgtttaaaaatgaaCTCCGTATACGCTCTGATAAAACCAACAAGTTTAACTGTACATTAGAAATTTCTAGAGacgtatatttaaaaaaatagaaactttTACAGgcgtataattaaaaaaatagacatTCTTAGAGacgtatataaaaaaaaaaaaaaaaatagaaatttttagaGACGTATATCCAAAAAAGAAACTACTTTTTCTTTGTAACTCTTTTTAGATCATGGAGATATTGAAGCGTCATTTCAACTACACCCTGGGACCATTATTGCTAATTTTAATCGTGCCCAATTTTATTCTGACCCTGTGGTTTATCGCTGTCAAATGTGATGGAAGTTTCATTCAATTCTATAACGAGGCTATTTCAAAAGGAGcagataaaatgttttttacgaTTTGGAGATCTGTGAACATTAACAATACCACAGCGTTGTCCGTTATCATTGGTTATTCCATTTGGGCGATATGCTTGCATTTGCTAACGCCTGGTCCAAAAGTAAATGGTCCTGTAACCCCTAAAGGAAATGTTCCTGTTTATAAAGATAATGGGTTCTATAATTTCATCATAACAATGATTGCATTTGGTGTGTTAACATACACAAGTAAAACATATTATAATGTCTCACCCACGTGGGTCTATGATCATTTTGGTGACTTTCTAGTCATTCTAAACGTATGCAGCTTGTTACTATGCATTATATTGTATCTTAAAGGGAGATTTGCACCATCTACCTCAGATTCTGGTTCATCTGGGAATATAATATTTGACTACTACTGGGGCACTGAGCTATATCCTAACATCTTTGGTATTGATGTTAAGGTTTTCACAAACTGTAGATTCGGAATGACAGTTTGGCCGCTGTTAGTAACCATATTTGCTATAAAGAATTACGAATTGTATGGATTCGTTGATAGTATGTGGGTGTCATGGGCCATCCAGATGACGTATTTTGCCAAATTCTTTTGGTGGGAATCAGGTTATTACCGTACCACGGATATAATGACAGATAGGGCTGGTTTCTATATATGTTGGGGCTGTTTAGTGTTCATTGCTGGTTTCTACGCTTCAGTCTCCCTGTTCTTAGTTAACCATCCAGTACGACTCGGCACTGCTCTGTCATTATTCATTTTAGTTGTTGGCCTTGTCTCCATCTGCATCAACTACTTGTCTGATAAGCAAAAGCAAGATGTAAGGAAAACAAATGGTGCTTGCTTAATATGGGGATGTAAGCCAGACGTTATAAAAGCCAAATATGTGTTAGAAAATGGTAAAAAATGCGAGAATTTGTTGTTGGTTTCTGGCTGGTGGGGAATTTCACGTCACTTTCATTACGTACCAGAGTTATGTCTAGCATTCTGTTGGTCTGTGCCAGCTTTGTTCACTCATGTTATGCCTTACCtatatgttatttttctgaccGTTCTGCTGATTCATCGTACTTTCCGAGATGACGAGAAATGCAAGAAGAAATACACTGTTTACTGGAATCAGTATATCAAGAAAGTTCCATACAGAATGATACCTTATTTACTTTAAATCAACCTTATGACTGTCCTCTAAATACATAATCTTCAAAACAGGGCTTTCAAAACTAGGCATACTATCGCAACTGTGAATGTTATGTGCGTAAAAATGTATCAAAACACGTCTCACTTAATTTCATTGCTACATAGTCACAAAATTTTTACTTGTCAATCATTTTTCATGTTTCTAGTGCAGAAACATTTGCAGGCAGAAGTTTTTTTGTCGcaaattttccaaaaacaccaattcgcgaaagttcatgttgtgaaaaaattttaatacgaCTTTTATGTGAAAGTTTCTGTCTACGATAGTTTCCGCACTAAAAGTATACTTTTAATACAAGAACCTAACGTTTCCATACTACATTCTCTTTTGTGTCCATTAGCTACAAGCTGTGcgtaccaaaatatttttcacgaaAAATCTGTGTACTACCATTTGAAAATATTGAAATGTTCAGTATTTAACTTAAATCTTCCAAAGTTTTTGTAGATCGTTCTAATTGTTCTTCCGAAGAAAGTTGTTCGTTAATTATCAAAGACTGGAAACAGGACAGTGGCTtctttagaaataaataaaaaaactattagTAAGAAAAAGTAAGAATTTATCTAAAAAAGGATTTCACGAAAAATTCTTGTCATCTGATTTTTAGACTATATTGTAGATCagttttaaagaataaaaattttcattttatgcatctctttgtttgttgtttaccattttgtgatttttcatttttttttttttttgcaccaggCATAACGAAGTATAGCTAGACTACGAAAAAAAAGAGAATGCTTGTCTTAAAGAAATTCCTAgatatttgataatttttttgatacttGATCACTAATACTCAATTAATAGTGAGTTGAGTTGTAACTTCattcaaacttgttttttgtTAAGCAAATTTATAGCAGCGATATTTAAGAAAAGATGTTGTCTCATGTTCTAGAAATGGTAGGCATatcgatttgttgttttttatatctAGTCATTCTCGGCAATTCTTTCGATAGGTTTATTCATCTCCGTGATACTTTCATTGCAAAAAGAGCAGactttatttttacaacaattgaacacgtgaagtttttgaaagaattaacACCATTGAATTAGCACCTAAAATCAAAGTAAAACACTATCTTTTGGAATTTTGTAGAACACAGAATCTCTGTCAAAGTTATATTTAGCGTAGGAATAATAACAAATCGTCGAAGACGTGCCAAAGAGTAAAAACCAGacatgttgtttcttggaggcaaaatttgaaaacaaaaaactaaaattgATATCAAAACAAATCAAGAACATAATGTTGTATGCTTGCTAATTTGAAACAGTCGGCTTTGGTGATAAACACAAACAAAGGAGCGAAGTTTTTTTCTGTCGAAGTTGTTGATTTGTTCAAATAAACTTAGCGTAAGCATGTTATACATTAGCATATATTTACGGAAATGAATTGAAATTGGAAATAACAGTCGTTCGGCTTGtgtgttaaaaatattacaatatcaaaatgcaatatataaaaaaataatattggatAAAACTGCAAGTTTGTGATAAAGTTCAAAAACACATATTAATTTGGTTGTGCATAACAGATTGCAAAACAGTTTAGTTTTTTATTAATCACCCGAATAGCCGAACATGTATGATTTAACTTTTCACCGATATTCATTTAACCTAAAAAATGGGGAATTTCCTTACTGGTAAACGGGCAAACTAATAACTCCTCCAATATTCGCCACTTGTAGGCTGCTAAAGCTCTATGTTGGTATGTGTAGTTCTGTTAAACAACGTGAAACATGATTCAGCTCCATACCCACATAAATGAAAAATCCTACCCACGTTCCCTGCAGATTTGATATTTGAAGAGACGGGGACAAGACACCGTTTCTAGTGCAGCCATAGAAGAAAAACTCAACCTACGACCGCTGAAGACTTGACATTTCAAGAGGTGGGCATAAGACGCAGTTTCTAATGCGgtcatgtaaaataaaaatccaGCCCATGACCCGTAAAGAcctgataatttttaaaaacggcATATTAAGggcattttttatcaaaaagtaGTATTGCTTAAGAATTTGGTTCTATAACCTCAGATCCAAAGTTATGGTTTCAAAGATAGTGTGTCTTAAGAAAAAAGATCTTCAGTAACAGAATTTGAATCATTCGAAAGCTTGACTAGGCACAAATATAGATACCGTATATGTAAGCTGCTTGACCCCCCTC from Hydractinia symbiolongicarpus strain clone_291-10 chromosome 12, HSymV2.1, whole genome shotgun sequence encodes the following:
- the LOC130621501 gene encoding uncharacterized protein LOC130621501 isoform X1 — encoded protein: MCVFLHSMCVLLACDVVWWWFSESGLIMEILKRHFNYTLGPLLLILIVPNFILTLWFIAVKCDGSFIQFYNEAISKGADKMFFTIWRSVNINNTTALSVIIGYSIWAICLHLLTPGPKVNGPVTPKGNVPVYKDNGFYNFIITMIAFGVLTYTSKTYYNVSPTWVYDHFGDFLVILNVCSLLLCIILYLKGRFAPSTSDSGSSGNIIFDYYWGTELYPNIFGIDVKVFTNCRFGMTVWPLLVTIFAIKNYELYGFVDSMWVSWAIQMTYFAKFFWWESGYYRTTDIMTDRAGFYICWGCLVFIAGFYASVSLFLVNHPVRLGTALSLFILVVGLVSICINYLSDKQKQDVRKTNGACLIWGCKPDVIKAKYVLENGKKCENLLLVSGWWGISRHFHYVPELCLAFCWSVPALFTHVMPYLYVIFLTVLLIHRTFRDDEKCKKKYTVYWNQYIKKVPYRMIPYLL
- the LOC130621501 gene encoding uncharacterized protein LOC130621501 isoform X3, producing the protein MIMEILKRHFNYTLGPLLLILIVPNFILTLWFIAVKCDGSFIQFYNEAISKGADKMFFTIWRSVNINNTTALSVIIGYSIWAICLHLLTPGPKVNGPVTPKGNVPVYKDNGFYNFIITMIAFGVLTYTSKTYYNVSPTWVYDHFGDFLVILNVCSLLLCIILYLKGRFAPSTSDSGSSGNIIFDYYWGTELYPNIFGIDVKVFTNCRFGMTVWPLLVTIFAIKNYELYGFVDSMWVSWAIQMTYFAKFFWWESGYYRTTDIMTDRAGFYICWGCLVFIAGFYASVSLFLVNHPVRLGTALSLFILVVGLVSICINYLSDKQKQDVRKTNGACLIWGCKPDVIKAKYVLENGKKCENLLLVSGWWGISRHFHYVPELCLAFCWSVPALFTHVMPYLYVIFLTVLLIHRTFRDDEKCKKKYTVYWNQYIKKVPYRMIPYLL
- the LOC130621501 gene encoding uncharacterized protein LOC130621501 isoform X2 yields the protein MLKFEFVTMCSLSQVSVTQTILKLNIMEILKRHFNYTLGPLLLILIVPNFILTLWFIAVKCDGSFIQFYNEAISKGADKMFFTIWRSVNINNTTALSVIIGYSIWAICLHLLTPGPKVNGPVTPKGNVPVYKDNGFYNFIITMIAFGVLTYTSKTYYNVSPTWVYDHFGDFLVILNVCSLLLCIILYLKGRFAPSTSDSGSSGNIIFDYYWGTELYPNIFGIDVKVFTNCRFGMTVWPLLVTIFAIKNYELYGFVDSMWVSWAIQMTYFAKFFWWESGYYRTTDIMTDRAGFYICWGCLVFIAGFYASVSLFLVNHPVRLGTALSLFILVVGLVSICINYLSDKQKQDVRKTNGACLIWGCKPDVIKAKYVLENGKKCENLLLVSGWWGISRHFHYVPELCLAFCWSVPALFTHVMPYLYVIFLTVLLIHRTFRDDEKCKKKYTVYWNQYIKKVPYRMIPYLL
- the LOC130621501 gene encoding uncharacterized protein LOC130621501 isoform X4, with product MEILKRHFNYTLGPLLLILIVPNFILTLWFIAVKCDGSFIQFYNEAISKGADKMFFTIWRSVNINNTTALSVIIGYSIWAICLHLLTPGPKVNGPVTPKGNVPVYKDNGFYNFIITMIAFGVLTYTSKTYYNVSPTWVYDHFGDFLVILNVCSLLLCIILYLKGRFAPSTSDSGSSGNIIFDYYWGTELYPNIFGIDVKVFTNCRFGMTVWPLLVTIFAIKNYELYGFVDSMWVSWAIQMTYFAKFFWWESGYYRTTDIMTDRAGFYICWGCLVFIAGFYASVSLFLVNHPVRLGTALSLFILVVGLVSICINYLSDKQKQDVRKTNGACLIWGCKPDVIKAKYVLENGKKCENLLLVSGWWGISRHFHYVPELCLAFCWSVPALFTHVMPYLYVIFLTVLLIHRTFRDDEKCKKKYTVYWNQYIKKVPYRMIPYLL